In Paenibacillus larvae subsp. larvae, the following proteins share a genomic window:
- a CDS encoding metallophosphoesterase family protein — MSDLHVSQGSEAARHLDFSLKDVKALGTRFDGLILTGDNTDGGSEEDYKELQRILGKYKLPPIHANLGNHNFYDVWLDKEGSWNRENMPNGKTDKMSRERFQKYFRTDKPYHKAELNGITFLMLSQEVYIQEKPEVGEGAWYSDEQMNWLKGQMKQHKNDRPIFVMTHQPLPPKGRDGGTHQLIMAKEFRAILKPYKHVFVFCGHRHQDLEGPAQHYVKETFHYFHNSSLGKVMNTKFEVADKEKAQSLYVQVFKDKVLIRGRAHDKQSWIESAEWAIPIQ; from the coding sequence ATGAGCGATCTGCACGTAAGCCAAGGCTCGGAGGCAGCGAGACATCTTGATTTTTCATTGAAAGATGTGAAGGCGTTGGGAACCCGTTTTGACGGCCTGATTCTAACGGGAGATAATACGGATGGCGGTAGTGAAGAGGACTACAAGGAACTGCAGCGTATTTTGGGCAAATACAAACTTCCTCCAATCCACGCTAATTTGGGCAACCATAACTTTTATGATGTATGGCTGGACAAAGAAGGCAGCTGGAACCGGGAAAACATGCCAAACGGCAAGACGGACAAGATGTCGAGGGAAAGATTCCAGAAGTATTTCCGGACTGACAAACCTTATCATAAAGCGGAACTGAACGGCATTACCTTTTTGATGCTTTCCCAGGAGGTTTACATACAGGAAAAGCCGGAAGTAGGCGAAGGCGCCTGGTACTCTGATGAGCAGATGAATTGGCTGAAAGGGCAAATGAAGCAGCACAAAAACGACAGGCCCATATTCGTAATGACCCATCAGCCCCTACCTCCCAAAGGCCGCGACGGCGGGACGCATCAGCTAATCATGGCCAAAGAATTCAGGGCAATTTTGAAGCCTTACAAGCATGTATTTGTGTTTTGCGGGCATAGGCATCAGGATCTGGAAGGGCCTGCCCAGCATTATGTGAAAGAAACTTTCCATTATTTCCATAATTCCTCTCTCGGGAAAGTCATGAATACCAAATTTGAGGTGGCCGACAAGGAGAAAGCCCAAAGCCTGTATGTACAGGTATTTAAAGATAAGGTGCTCATCCGCGGGCGTGCGCATGATAAGCAAAGCTGGATTGAATCAGCTGAATGGGCCATTCCTATCCAATAA
- a CDS encoding FtsX-like permease family protein → MTFRQFAIRNIKGNWVQYSAYFLSSVFSVMVFYMYTAFIWHPEIKSAEALPTDLISISITNMVSLIMTICNVIIFIFSFFFILYSNSAFLKKRKKEFGLYTLFGMTNWQIRKMVFLENMAISLAAIGTGLGLGTLFSKLFFMILSQFLKLDKPIAFYWPYQAMRFSAFLFLGLFLFQTFYSLFRIKKSEIIDLIQGASKPKTIPKFSWVLVALSVICITAGYFMAYTANIETVGIYFFPFISLVIVGTYFLFTQSSILILKGLQNRKSFFYSRINMIAVSQLLYKIKDNARMLFTVTMLSAVVLTATASVYIGLQILLAQALSHNPQSIAFLEKGRGVHDVIDPKQVERILAEDKVNVLYKVQIPLLHGNLLSETERMRKAKGTSTMVISEDSYNQVADLMSKPGLQITPGHAVFADMGLTNQYIPRDKVEISSDNWRSIITIEKEIEQDIFAPILVSGLLIVSNEDYEAWRGQTPEYGQYIYYAYELENWKQREDTVRKISEIVPEKHDRDIHFRVQTYKIVTQISTLVMFIGLFISVLFFLAAGSITYFKLFTEIEDDRSKFRSLMKVGMTIEEIRRVVGTHVGIMFFIPCLVGTVHTLFAVKTLNNLMGNVWLYAGIVIGCYWVLQTLYFLVARNFYMKWILREEVK, encoded by the coding sequence ATGACATTCCGTCAGTTCGCCATTAGGAATATCAAAGGGAATTGGGTTCAGTACAGCGCTTATTTTCTGAGCAGTGTCTTTTCGGTCATGGTTTTTTATATGTATACGGCGTTTATTTGGCACCCTGAGATTAAATCTGCCGAGGCTTTGCCAACGGATTTAATTTCCATTTCCATAACGAATATGGTTTCCCTAATAATGACGATATGCAACGTGATTATTTTCATTTTTTCTTTCTTCTTCATCCTGTATTCCAACTCGGCTTTTTTAAAGAAAAGGAAAAAGGAGTTCGGACTATATACTCTGTTCGGCATGACTAACTGGCAAATCAGGAAAATGGTTTTCCTGGAAAATATGGCAATCTCTCTTGCTGCTATAGGGACGGGACTGGGTTTGGGTACTTTATTCAGTAAACTTTTCTTTATGATCCTGTCCCAATTTTTAAAGCTGGATAAGCCGATTGCGTTTTACTGGCCTTATCAGGCTATGCGGTTCAGTGCCTTTCTTTTCTTGGGGCTGTTTCTGTTCCAGACTTTTTATTCGCTGTTTCGGATCAAAAAATCTGAAATTATCGATCTTATCCAGGGAGCTTCCAAACCGAAAACAATACCTAAATTTTCCTGGGTTTTGGTTGCTCTCTCTGTTATTTGTATCACCGCAGGTTATTTCATGGCTTACACAGCTAATATTGAAACAGTGGGGATTTACTTTTTTCCTTTCATTTCTCTTGTTATTGTAGGAACGTATTTTTTATTTACTCAAAGCAGTATACTGATTTTGAAGGGGCTGCAAAACAGGAAAAGTTTTTTTTACAGCCGTATTAATATGATTGCGGTATCCCAACTGCTGTACAAGATCAAGGATAATGCCAGAATGCTGTTCACCGTTACGATGCTGAGCGCGGTAGTATTGACAGCAACGGCTAGCGTATATATTGGTCTTCAAATCCTGTTGGCCCAAGCACTTTCCCATAATCCGCAAAGCATTGCCTTTCTTGAAAAAGGCAGGGGCGTTCATGATGTCATTGACCCGAAACAAGTGGAACGGATTTTGGCCGAAGATAAAGTAAACGTCCTGTATAAAGTGCAGATCCCCCTACTTCATGGGAATTTATTGTCTGAGACCGAACGGATGAGGAAAGCAAAAGGCACCAGTACGATGGTTATTTCGGAGGATTCGTATAATCAGGTGGCTGATTTGATGAGCAAACCCGGTCTCCAAATTACTCCCGGACATGCCGTTTTTGCGGATATGGGGTTAACTAACCAGTACATACCTCGCGATAAGGTAGAAATATCATCGGACAATTGGAGATCTATAATTACTATTGAAAAAGAAATAGAACAGGATATATTCGCCCCGATACTCGTGAGCGGGTTGCTCATCGTGAGCAATGAGGATTATGAAGCCTGGAGAGGGCAAACACCGGAATATGGGCAATATATATATTATGCTTATGAGCTAGAAAATTGGAAACAAAGAGAGGATACTGTTAGGAAAATCAGTGAGATTGTTCCCGAAAAGCATGATAGAGACATTCATTTTAGGGTGCAGACATATAAGATAGTAACCCAAATCAGTACCCTAGTTATGTTCATTGGTCTTTTTATCAGTGTTCTGTTTTTTCTTGCGGCAGGCAGCATCACTTACTTTAAACTGTTTACGGAAATTGAGGATGACCGGAGTAAGTTCCGTTCGTTAATGAAGGTCGGGATGACGATAGAAGAGATTAGAAGGGTGGTTGGCACCCATGTGGGAATCATGTTTTTTATCCCTTGCCTGGTAGGAACGGTTCATACCTTATTTGCTGTGAAAACACTCAACAATCTGATGGGAAATGTCTGGCTATACGCCGGTATTGTAATAGGCTGTTACTGGGTGCTTCAGACTTTGTATTTCCTGGTAGCCCGCAATTTTTATATGAAATGGATACTACGCGAAGAAGTGAAATAA
- a CDS encoding peptide chain release factor 3 has protein sequence MSTPLSKELEAEVVRRRTFAIISHPDAGKTTLTEKLLLFGGAIRLAGTVKGRKANKFATSDWMEIEKQRGISVTSSVMQFDYKGHKVNILDTPGHQDFSEDTYRTLTAADSAVMLIDVAKGVEAQTIKLFQVCRMRGIPIFTFINKLDREGRDPFDLLEELEQVLGIRSYPMNWPIGSGKRFCGVYDRQKSRVELFQGDNHDEIAVREVESYTDPLVKEIAGEHLHEQLCQELELLDVAGDPYDFDKVMKGELTPVFFGSAINNFGVQTFLENFLQLAPKPEPRKSSVGVIEPTRENFSGYIFKIQANMNPAHRDRIAFLRICSGKFQRGMSVKHARNGKEIKLSQPQQFLAQDRDIVEEAYAGDIIGLFDPGIFRIGDSLSQKEEIVFDELPTFSPELFCKVTVKNALKHKQYQKGIDQLTEEGTIQVFHSTGVFDETILGVVGQLQFEVFEHRMRNEYGVDVQLHCLTFQFARWIVDENIDPGKFRINSQLVKDKKGNYVALFESEYALRSSMEKNPTAQFLNSAP, from the coding sequence ATGAGTACACCACTTTCAAAAGAACTTGAAGCTGAGGTCGTCAGAAGGCGCACCTTTGCGATCATCTCCCACCCCGATGCGGGGAAAACTACGCTGACGGAAAAACTGCTGTTATTCGGAGGTGCGATCCGGCTGGCGGGTACCGTAAAGGGGAGAAAAGCGAATAAATTTGCCACTTCAGACTGGATGGAGATTGAAAAACAAAGAGGAATTTCCGTAACTTCCAGTGTAATGCAGTTTGATTATAAAGGTCATAAGGTTAATATTCTGGATACCCCCGGCCACCAGGATTTCAGTGAAGATACTTACCGGACATTAACCGCAGCTGACAGCGCAGTGATGCTGATTGACGTCGCTAAAGGGGTAGAGGCCCAGACGATCAAGCTGTTCCAGGTTTGCCGCATGAGAGGTATCCCTATCTTCACCTTTATTAATAAGCTGGACCGGGAAGGAAGAGACCCGTTCGATTTGCTGGAGGAATTGGAGCAGGTTCTTGGGATTCGTTCCTATCCAATGAACTGGCCGATCGGCTCCGGCAAGCGCTTCTGTGGAGTCTATGACCGCCAGAAGTCCCGTGTCGAGCTATTTCAGGGTGATAATCACGATGAGATTGCAGTTAGGGAAGTGGAAAGTTACACCGATCCGCTAGTAAAAGAAATTGCCGGAGAGCATCTGCATGAACAGCTTTGTCAGGAGCTTGAACTGCTGGATGTCGCAGGTGACCCTTATGATTTTGATAAAGTGATGAAAGGCGAGCTTACACCTGTATTTTTCGGAAGTGCTATCAATAACTTCGGCGTCCAGACTTTCCTGGAAAATTTCCTCCAACTGGCACCTAAACCGGAACCGAGAAAAAGCAGCGTAGGTGTTATTGAGCCTACCCGTGAGAATTTTTCCGGATATATCTTTAAAATTCAGGCTAATATGAATCCGGCACACCGGGACCGCATTGCCTTCCTGCGGATTTGTTCAGGGAAATTCCAGCGGGGAATGTCCGTGAAACATGCGCGTAACGGGAAGGAAATAAAACTTTCCCAACCGCAGCAGTTCCTTGCCCAGGACCGGGATATTGTAGAAGAAGCGTATGCGGGTGATATTATCGGGCTGTTTGACCCGGGGATTTTCCGGATTGGCGATTCCCTCAGCCAAAAGGAAGAGATCGTCTTTGACGAACTTCCGACATTCTCTCCGGAACTGTTCTGCAAGGTTACCGTAAAGAATGCGCTGAAGCACAAGCAATATCAAAAAGGCATTGACCAGCTGACAGAGGAAGGAACTATCCAGGTATTCCATTCTACCGGAGTTTTTGACGAAACAATTCTTGGCGTTGTAGGACAGCTCCAATTCGAAGTATTTGAGCACCGGATGCGTAATGAGTACGGGGTAGATGTTCAGCTTCACTGTCTTACCTTCCAGTTTGCACGCTGGATTGTGGATGAAAATATTGATCCCGGAAAATTCAGGATTAACTCCCAACTGGTTAAGGATAAGAAAGGGAACTATGTCGCTCTGTTTGAAAGCGAATATGCCCTCCGTTCCTCTATGGAGAAAAATCCGACAGCCCAATTTCTCAACAGCGCGCCGTAG
- the sspI gene encoding small acid-soluble spore protein SspI — translation MPIQLTLRQAIMQRMKGKSEEELKEVINDSIGGQEQVLPGLGVLFEVIWENGNPELHEQLVHTLEEHLK, via the coding sequence ATGCCGATTCAACTGACTTTAAGACAAGCAATTATGCAGCGTATGAAAGGTAAATCGGAAGAAGAACTAAAAGAAGTCATCAACGATTCCATAGGAGGACAAGAGCAGGTGCTTCCTGGACTTGGTGTTCTCTTTGAAGTGATTTGGGAAAATGGCAATCCGGAACTTCATGAGCAATTAGTGCATACATTGGAAGAACATTTGAAATAG
- a CDS encoding glycosyltransferase family 4 protein: MRVAIVAPEQIPVPPLLGGSVEICIYAIAKRLADRHAVTVISRKHPKYQSVSQEGNLTIRRVQGKSYLEAVLRELRTRPFDLIQVDNRPKFAAVIKDQLPHIPVSLYLHSLTYVPSSARPEEGNRILSKPDILIVNSISLKQELVQRCPLLYPKIEKVALGADLSRFRQPSFHEQQEIRKVYGLESTCNVLFVGRLIPRKGIPVFLQAIRLARQVIPDLHAVIIGGALKSGYQSFLRKLAAQLCVPATFLGVKPHRELHRLYWLGDCLICPSQEHEAFGLVNVEAMASGLPVIASANGGIQEVIRHQRTGFLVHDYHKPEVFAKYIRLLYHHPAAALRIRNEAKRMVNRKYGWENVSFKLSRLYEERLQRGEVEV; encoded by the coding sequence ATGAGGGTAGCCATCGTCGCTCCAGAACAAATTCCCGTCCCTCCTCTATTGGGAGGTTCCGTAGAAATCTGCATTTACGCAATTGCCAAGCGATTAGCAGATCGTCATGCCGTTACCGTCATCAGCCGCAAACACCCCAAGTATCAGTCCGTTTCCCAGGAGGGGAACCTGACCATAAGAAGAGTTCAAGGCAAATCTTATCTGGAGGCTGTGCTGAGGGAACTCAGGACAAGGCCGTTCGATCTTATACAAGTGGATAACAGACCCAAATTTGCGGCTGTCATTAAAGACCAGCTTCCCCATATTCCCGTTTCCCTTTATCTGCACTCCCTAACCTATGTACCTTCATCGGCCCGGCCGGAAGAAGGGAACCGCATCCTTTCCAAACCGGATATCCTTATAGTGAACAGCATTTCCCTTAAACAAGAACTGGTGCAGCGTTGCCCCCTTCTGTACCCTAAAATAGAAAAGGTAGCTCTTGGAGCAGACTTATCCCGTTTCCGGCAGCCTTCCTTTCATGAACAACAAGAAATCCGAAAAGTATACGGACTTGAATCAACCTGCAATGTACTGTTCGTAGGCAGATTAATTCCCCGAAAAGGAATCCCTGTGTTTCTTCAGGCAATCCGGCTGGCCCGCCAGGTTATCCCTGATTTACATGCGGTTATCATTGGCGGGGCCTTGAAATCGGGTTATCAAAGTTTCCTTAGGAAATTGGCAGCCCAGCTTTGTGTTCCCGCGACATTCCTTGGTGTGAAACCGCATAGGGAACTGCACCGGCTGTACTGGCTGGGTGACTGTCTGATCTGTCCTTCCCAGGAACACGAAGCTTTTGGTCTGGTCAATGTTGAGGCTATGGCGTCCGGGCTTCCGGTGATCGCTTCAGCAAATGGAGGGATACAAGAGGTGATTCGCCATCAAAGGACGGGTTTCCTTGTTCACGATTATCATAAACCGGAGGTATTTGCCAAATACATCAGGTTGCTTTATCATCATCCTGCCGCAGCACTGAGAATACGAAATGAGGCCAAACGGATGGTAAACCGGAAATACGGTTGGGAGAATGTTTCTTTTAAACTGAGCCGTCTTTACGAAGAAAGGCTTCAAAGAGGGGAGGTAGAAGTATGA
- a CDS encoding carbohydrate ABC transporter permease, protein MAEVQSSSLQVKDMVQPSKKKKRRDPHQISPISNLFLNLSIGFFALICVFPFIFVIMISLTDEKVLAVKGYSIWPEKFSLAAYKYIFEAGDQLLRSFGVTVLITVIGTLISLAMITMYAYAISRKSFPYRNFFTFFAFFTMLFNGGMVPTYIVVTQFLHLQNTIWALILPLSMNAFFLLVMRTFFQTTVPDAIIESAKIDGAGEFRTFLQVVLPVSLPGIATIGLFSTLGYWNDWFNALLYIDEPNLVPLKSMLMRIQNTMEFITANSNMLPGTEDMAATLPQESVRMAMVVLATLPIACAYPFFQKYFVQGLTVGAVKG, encoded by the coding sequence ATGGCAGAAGTTCAGTCATCATCGTTGCAAGTTAAAGACATGGTTCAGCCAAGTAAGAAAAAGAAACGGCGTGATCCGCACCAAATTTCACCTATATCCAATCTGTTTTTGAATCTATCCATCGGATTTTTCGCACTGATTTGCGTATTTCCGTTTATCTTCGTAATCATGATCTCCCTTACGGATGAGAAAGTACTCGCAGTGAAAGGATACAGCATTTGGCCGGAGAAATTCAGCCTCGCTGCTTATAAATATATTTTTGAAGCAGGAGATCAGCTTTTAAGGTCTTTCGGGGTGACCGTATTAATTACAGTTATCGGCACGCTGATCAGTTTGGCCATGATTACAATGTATGCCTATGCCATTTCAAGAAAAAGTTTCCCATATCGTAATTTCTTTACCTTCTTTGCTTTCTTTACGATGTTGTTTAACGGGGGAATGGTACCGACTTACATTGTGGTAACCCAATTCCTGCACCTGCAAAATACCATATGGGCCCTGATTCTCCCGCTTTCCATGAACGCTTTTTTCCTTCTGGTAATGAGGACATTCTTTCAGACAACCGTACCGGATGCCATTATTGAATCTGCCAAGATTGACGGTGCAGGAGAATTCAGGACTTTCCTTCAGGTTGTACTTCCGGTTTCCCTGCCGGGTATTGCGACAATTGGTTTGTTTAGTACCCTCGGTTACTGGAATGACTGGTTTAATGCCTTGCTGTACATTGACGAGCCTAATCTGGTACCGCTGAAATCCATGTTGATGAGAATTCAAAACACGATGGAGTTTATTACAGCTAACTCGAACATGTTGCCTGGTACTGAGGACATGGCAGCCACACTTCCTCAGGAAAGTGTAAGGATGGCGATGGTAGTTCTGGCTACACTGCCGATTGCCTGTGCCTATCCGTTCTTCCAGAAATATTTCGTACAGGGGCTTACTGTCGGAGCAGTTAAAGGGTAA
- a CDS encoding ABC transporter substrate-binding protein, with protein MKARKTLLLALVLSLVMSIVLAGCGKKEEKAAEGGSSDNAIGADGKIDPSKLKPYNLKIYMIGPEQKDHKLVMEKVNEYTKEKLNATVEMKMIDYGDYDKKMQVITASGEPYDIAFTASWSNDFRQNVAKGAFMELDDLLVKYGKGTVAALDPRFLQGTKINGKTYAIPVNKELGQQWVWRFNKQYVDKYNLDYKNVHKLEDLEPLLKTIKEKEPELTPLAVHKGFKPDLPFDYIMGDDLPFVMYLDTKDYKIVNALETPEMKQALETMHKYYKAGYLRQDVATLESIDNIKTGKWLVDREITQPYAEKGWSRSAGYEIVTSPMHEPTIFTQSAAGAMHAISVKSGDPERAMMFIELLNTDPYLRNLINYGIEGTHYKKVDDTTIEDLPAMKERYQMPGFALGNMMITYLHQDEPKDKWEQFKKFNESSKDAPTLGFAFDVAPVKNEMAAVKNVQKEFSSMLYTGSVDPNEYLPKAIQKYKDAGLDKIITEMQKQFDEWKKNNSK; from the coding sequence ATGAAAGCAAGAAAGACGCTTCTACTTGCTTTAGTACTCAGCCTGGTGATGTCCATCGTACTCGCCGGCTGCGGAAAGAAAGAGGAAAAGGCGGCAGAAGGCGGCAGTTCCGACAATGCGATCGGCGCTGACGGCAAGATTGATCCCAGCAAGTTAAAGCCTTATAATCTAAAAATTTACATGATTGGTCCTGAACAGAAAGACCATAAACTGGTTATGGAGAAAGTCAACGAATACACGAAAGAAAAGCTGAATGCCACAGTTGAAATGAAAATGATCGACTATGGTGACTATGATAAAAAAATGCAGGTTATCACGGCTTCCGGTGAGCCTTATGACATCGCTTTCACTGCTTCCTGGTCTAACGATTTCCGCCAAAACGTAGCAAAAGGCGCCTTCATGGAACTGGATGACCTGCTTGTCAAATACGGAAAAGGCACAGTAGCCGCTTTGGACCCCCGCTTCCTGCAAGGGACCAAAATCAACGGTAAAACATATGCCATTCCGGTAAACAAAGAACTCGGGCAACAGTGGGTATGGCGTTTTAATAAGCAATATGTGGACAAATACAACCTGGATTACAAAAATGTGCATAAACTGGAGGATCTTGAGCCTCTTCTGAAAACGATCAAAGAAAAAGAGCCGGAATTGACTCCGCTTGCCGTTCATAAAGGATTTAAGCCGGATCTTCCATTTGACTACATCATGGGTGACGACCTGCCGTTTGTAATGTATTTGGATACAAAAGATTACAAAATCGTCAATGCTCTCGAAACACCTGAAATGAAGCAGGCTTTGGAAACTATGCATAAGTACTACAAAGCCGGGTACCTCCGTCAAGATGTAGCGACACTGGAATCCATTGATAATATCAAAACGGGTAAATGGCTGGTTGACCGTGAAATTACTCAACCTTACGCCGAAAAAGGATGGTCCCGCAGCGCAGGTTACGAGATCGTAACTTCTCCGATGCACGAACCAACGATCTTTACGCAATCTGCCGCAGGTGCTATGCATGCGATCTCTGTAAAATCCGGAGATCCTGAACGCGCTATGATGTTCATTGAACTTCTGAACACAGATCCATACCTCCGCAACCTGATTAACTACGGTATTGAAGGTACGCACTACAAAAAGGTCGATGATACTACAATCGAAGATCTGCCTGCAATGAAAGAACGTTATCAAATGCCGGGATTTGCTTTGGGTAATATGATGATCACTTACCTGCATCAGGACGAGCCTAAAGACAAATGGGAGCAATTCAAGAAATTCAATGAATCTTCCAAGGATGCTCCGACTCTTGGATTTGCATTTGACGTAGCTCCGGTGAAAAATGAAATGGCTGCCGTGAAAAACGTACAAAAAGAGTTCAGCTCCATGCTTTATACAGGTTCTGTTGATCCGAACGAGTACCTGCCAAAAGCCATACAAAAGTATAAAGATGCCGGTCTCGATAAAATCATTACGGAAATGCAAAAACAATTTGACGAGTGGAAAAAGAACAATTCCAAATAA
- a CDS encoding ABC transporter ATP-binding protein, with protein MSQSVLKAEGISKIYSTRGRMTYKALDDIHLEIQQGEFLGIMGPSGSGKTTLLNILSTIDKPTSGHVLINGLNPVGLKNKELALFRRRELGFIFQDFNLIDTLSIKENILLPLVLDKVPVKEMETRVHHFADVLGISHILHKRTYEVSGGQKQRTAIARAMIHRPALLFADELTGNLDSKSAKDVMEQLRDLNERMGATILMVTHDPFAASYCKRVIFIKDGRLFTELRRGANRQAFYQQILDSLSVLGGNFDDIPSVRH; from the coding sequence ATGAGCCAGTCTGTTCTAAAAGCAGAAGGAATCTCCAAGATTTATAGCACAAGGGGCAGAATGACTTATAAAGCGCTGGACGATATTCACCTGGAAATTCAACAAGGCGAATTTCTCGGCATCATGGGGCCTTCCGGCAGCGGGAAGACGACCCTTCTCAACATTTTGTCGACAATTGATAAACCTACTTCGGGACATGTTCTGATTAACGGATTAAATCCGGTTGGGCTTAAGAACAAGGAACTTGCCCTTTTCCGGCGCAGAGAGCTCGGGTTTATTTTTCAGGATTTTAATCTGATAGATACTTTATCGATCAAGGAGAATATTCTTCTTCCACTGGTGCTTGACAAGGTTCCGGTGAAAGAAATGGAAACAAGGGTGCATCATTTTGCCGATGTGCTGGGAATCTCCCACATCTTACATAAACGTACGTATGAAGTGTCCGGGGGACAAAAACAACGGACGGCTATAGCCAGGGCCATGATCCATCGTCCGGCCCTTTTGTTTGCCGATGAGCTGACCGGGAACCTGGATTCCAAATCGGCTAAAGATGTAATGGAGCAGCTTAGGGACTTGAACGAGCGGATGGGGGCCACCATTTTGATGGTAACGCATGACCCTTTTGCCGCCAGTTATTGCAAGCGGGTCATTTTTATCAAGGACGGAAGGCTTTTTACGGAATTGAGGCGGGGGGCAAACCGGCAGGCATTTTATCAGCAGATCCTGGACTCGTTAAGTGTACTCGGAGGGAATTTCGATGACATTCCGTCAGTTCGCCATTAG
- a CDS encoding YheC/YheD family protein — protein MKTPVRRHVLSKWVKTQAVLQDARVKSHIPETYPFCYETLKWMLHRHHMIYVKPDIGTYGNGVIKVEWNPGHPEQPYIYHLGKDSNSCFDVEVLFGELLNQTEKRRYLVQKGIRLLKYQDHPFDFRVMVQMNPGKKWETTGIIGRVAEEGKVVTNVHNGGRLETVECLLASYLDAAGLLEMMELLKEIGVCSARALHSQYKGIRDIGVDIALDQELYPWILEINTCPDPYIFRHFEDKRIFSKIIRYKRAFRR, from the coding sequence ATGAAAACCCCCGTTCGCCGTCATGTTTTGAGCAAATGGGTTAAAACACAGGCGGTTCTGCAAGATGCCAGGGTAAAATCTCATATACCGGAAACATACCCGTTCTGTTACGAAACACTGAAATGGATGCTTCACCGTCATCACATGATCTATGTTAAGCCGGACATAGGAACTTACGGAAACGGGGTTATTAAAGTGGAGTGGAATCCAGGACATCCTGAGCAGCCTTATATATACCATTTGGGGAAAGATTCAAATTCCTGTTTCGATGTGGAGGTTTTATTTGGAGAACTGCTCAATCAGACAGAAAAACGGCGTTACCTAGTCCAAAAAGGGATCCGTCTTCTCAAGTACCAGGATCACCCTTTCGACTTCCGGGTGATGGTACAAATGAATCCGGGGAAGAAATGGGAGACTACAGGAATAATCGGCCGAGTAGCCGAGGAAGGCAAGGTAGTCACTAATGTACACAATGGGGGGCGTCTGGAAACGGTGGAATGTTTGCTTGCGTCTTATCTGGATGCTGCCGGACTTCTGGAGATGATGGAACTGCTGAAGGAAATCGGTGTCTGCTCTGCCAGGGCACTACATTCCCAATACAAGGGTATCCGGGATATAGGGGTCGATATTGCACTGGATCAGGAGCTTTATCCGTGGATCTTGGAGATTAATACATGCCCGGATCCGTATATATTCAGACATTTTGAGGACAAGCGGATTTTCTCCAAGATTATCCGATATAAACGCGCTTTCCGCCGGTAG
- a CDS encoding ABC transporter permease, with amino-acid sequence MPTFLKKLNKNKVLLFMILPGALWFLIFSYLPILGTVIAFKDYKIHRDGFFASVFNSEWVGLDNFKFLFATDDAWVITRNTLVYNFIFIIVGLICTVGLAIALSELINKKLAKVYQTGMFMPYFLSWVIIGYFTFSFLSVDKGVINQIIIWFGGDPVQWYSESKWWPYILTFMNLWKGTGYGSVVYLAAIVGIDKSYYEAAMIDGASKWQQIKHITLPAIKPLMIMLTILAAARIFYADFGLFYQIPRDSGALYSVTNVIDTYVYRGMTAMGELGMSTAVGLYQSIIGFILVISSNWVIRKIDKDNAIF; translated from the coding sequence ATGCCTACTTTTCTAAAAAAGCTAAATAAAAATAAAGTGCTTCTGTTCATGATTTTGCCTGGGGCTTTGTGGTTTTTAATCTTTTCATACCTCCCAATCCTGGGAACGGTGATTGCGTTTAAAGACTATAAAATTCACAGAGATGGTTTTTTTGCAAGCGTTTTTAACAGCGAATGGGTAGGGCTGGATAATTTTAAATTCCTGTTCGCCACCGACGATGCCTGGGTTATTACGAGAAATACCTTGGTATATAACTTTATCTTCATTATAGTAGGACTGATTTGTACGGTTGGGCTTGCTATTGCTTTAAGCGAGCTGATAAATAAAAAACTGGCAAAAGTATATCAAACCGGAATGTTTATGCCTTATTTCCTTTCGTGGGTTATTATCGGCTACTTCACGTTCAGTTTTCTGAGTGTAGATAAGGGAGTTATCAATCAGATCATTATCTGGTTCGGCGGGGACCCTGTCCAATGGTACAGTGAATCCAAATGGTGGCCGTACATTCTTACTTTTATGAATTTATGGAAAGGAACCGGTTACGGCAGCGTGGTTTATCTTGCTGCAATTGTCGGAATTGATAAATCATATTATGAGGCAGCCATGATTGACGGTGCCTCAAAATGGCAGCAGATTAAGCACATTACGCTGCCTGCGATTAAGCCATTGATGATAATGCTCACCATTCTGGCGGCTGCCCGTATCTTCTATGCGGATTTCGGATTGTTCTACCAGATTCCACGTGACTCGGGTGCTCTGTATTCCGTTACTAATGTAATTGATACTTACGTATACCGTGGTATGACTGCAATGGGTGAGCTTGGAATGTCGACAGCCGTAGGTCTATACCAATCCATAATCGGATTTATTCTGGTTATCTCATCCAACTGGGTTATCCGCAAAATAGATAAAGATAACGCCATCTTCTAG